The Argopecten irradians isolate NY chromosome 4, Ai_NY, whole genome shotgun sequence genome has a window encoding:
- the LOC138321402 gene encoding uncharacterized protein, which translates to MRVPFSIVICLTTVWGFQHFQDEIPNGKNVPHPCKASHMWKGVGHFNPLGGGSPNQFGIDFYNAGKIWTKTFCVMDSDNDGKTNGEELGDPKCVWTKGNAPPITVGITHPGICTPFSDSKCSVANSWIKCDDDDGFHCDALNGAGIKSQTIRFPETAVPTESKSHYCMQTDLPTDGDYQMVATKPYLSNDDDVVHEILLYGCDETSSTSTFPKDIPRSCTTGIHQQCNVLIGKWTDGLSGECLQKGFLIGRSGFRKAVLRIQWHEKVQSSFGGSFGLTLYYTPKLSTHDANIITDIAISPGQTTAGTGGAGIGAASVFVLITSLVACSLTVV; encoded by the exons ATGCGTGTGCCATTTAGTATTGTAATATGCCTGACAACGGTTTGGGGGTTCCAACACTTCCAGGACGAAATTCCCAACGGTAAGAACGTGCCTCATCCGTGTAAGGCAAGTCACATGTGGAAAGGCGTTGGCCATTTTAACCCGCTAGGTGGAGGTTCGCCAAACCAATTCGGAATAGATTTCTATAATGCCGGAAAg aTATGGACAAAAACATTTTGTGTGATGGACTCGGACAATGATGGGAAGACAAACGGCGAGGAGCTAGGAGATCCAAAGTGTGTGTGGACCAAAGGAAATGCACCACCTATCACAGTCGGGATCACTCATCCCGGAATCTGTACACCGTTCTCCGACTCTAAATGTAGTGTTGCCAACTCCTGGATTAAATGTGATGACGACGACGGTTTTCACTGTGACGCCTTAAATGGAGCCG GAATAAAGAGCCAGACCATTCGTTTCCCGGAGACAGCCGTTCCAACAGAATCCAAGTCCCACTACTGCATGCAGACCGATCTGCCAACAGATGGCGACTACCAGATGGTAGCTACTAAACCCTATCTCAGCAATGATGATGACGTTGTGCACGAGATCCTCTTGTATGGCTGTGACGAAACAA GTTCTACCTCAACATTCCCCAAGGACATCCCAAGGTCGTGTACCACAGGCATTCATCAACAGTGCAATGTTCTGATTGGAAAATGGACTGACGGTTTAAGTGGAGAATGCCTACAGAAAGGCTTCCTTATTGGTCGGAGCGGATTCAGAAAGGCAGTCCTAAGG ATTCAGTGGCACGAAAAAGTTCAGTCCAGTTTCGGTGGAAGCTTTGGTTTGACGTTGTACTATACACCTAAACTCAGCACACACGATGCTAATATCATTACGGACATAGCAATATCTCCGGGACAGACGACGGCTGGTACGGGAGGTGCAGGGATAGGCGCGGCTTCCGTTTTTGTCCTGATAACGTCCCTTGTCGCTTGTTCATTAACCGTTGTATAA
- the LOC138321403 gene encoding protein SET-like isoform X1: protein MSNRMLRSAPFRYLQNMLFPFRMDRILKRAMELFYKEQQEAIEQIDEVQNEIDRLNEQASEEILKVEQKYNKLRQPYFQKRSDLIAKIPNFWVTVFVNHPQVSALLNEEDEEALQFLSKVEVQEFEDIKSGYKINFFFDGNQYFENDVISKEFHLNDTGEPSSKSTPIRWKAGKDLTKKSSTPSKGGRKRNMEEQESFFCWFTDHGDAGADELGEVLKDDIWPNPLQYYLASEMEEEGGDELDDEDLMEGEEDFDGEEEEGDEDDVGEDDAEDDAEDEG, encoded by the exons ATGTCTAATCGGATGTTGCGAAGCGCACCATTTCGATATTTGCAGAACATGTTGTTTCCGTTTAGAATGGATAGAATACTTAAACGTGCGATGGAACTGTTTT aCAAAGAACAGCAGGAGGCGATTGAGCAAATAGATGAAGTCCAGAATGAAATTGACCGTTTAAATGAACAAGCCAGTGAAGAGATACTTAAAGTTgaacaaaaatacaacaaattaaggCAGCCATACTTTCAGAAGAGGTCTGACTTGATTGCAAAAATTCCTAATTTTTGGGTCACTGTT TTTGTTAATCACCCACAAGTATCTGCATTGTTAAATGAAGAAGATGAAGAGGCACTCCAATTCTTGTCCAAGGTTGAAGTTCAGGAGTTTGAGGACATAAAGTCTGGATATAAAATCAACTTT TTCTTTGATGGTAACCAGTACTTTGAGAATGACGTCATATCAAAAGAATTTCATCTAAATGACACAGGCGAGCCCTCATCGAAATCAACACCCATCAGATGGAAAGCAGGCAAA GATCTAACAAAGAAGTCCAGCACCCCCAGTAAGGGAGGGCGTAAGAGGAATATGGAGGAGCAGGAATCCTTCTTCTGCTGGTTCACAGATCATGGAGATGCAGGTGCTGACGAGCTTGGCGAGGTGTTGAAAGACGATATCTGGCCCAACCCCCTCCAGTACTACTTG GCATCAGAAATGGAGGAGGAGGGTGGAG aTGAATTGGATGATGAAGATCTTATGGAGGGTGAGGAAGATTTTGACGGCGAGGAAGAG GAGGGAGATGAGGATGATGTTGGTGAAGATGATGCAGAAGATGACGCAGAAGATGAGGGTTGA
- the LOC138321403 gene encoding protein SET-like isoform X2, giving the protein MATPAKVSKPDAKNNHENADEQADKEQQEAIEQIDEVQNEIDRLNEQASEEILKVEQKYNKLRQPYFQKRSDLIAKIPNFWVTVFVNHPQVSALLNEEDEEALQFLSKVEVQEFEDIKSGYKINFFFDGNQYFENDVISKEFHLNDTGEPSSKSTPIRWKAGKDLTKKSSTPSKGGRKRNMEEQESFFCWFTDHGDAGADELGEVLKDDIWPNPLQYYLASEMEEEGGDELDDEDLMEGEEDFDGEEEEGDEDDVGEDDAEDDAEDEG; this is encoded by the exons ATGGCGACTCCAGCGAAAGTCAGTAAGCCTGACGCTAAAAACAATCATGAAAACGCCGACGAACAAGCAG aCAAAGAACAGCAGGAGGCGATTGAGCAAATAGATGAAGTCCAGAATGAAATTGACCGTTTAAATGAACAAGCCAGTGAAGAGATACTTAAAGTTgaacaaaaatacaacaaattaaggCAGCCATACTTTCAGAAGAGGTCTGACTTGATTGCAAAAATTCCTAATTTTTGGGTCACTGTT TTTGTTAATCACCCACAAGTATCTGCATTGTTAAATGAAGAAGATGAAGAGGCACTCCAATTCTTGTCCAAGGTTGAAGTTCAGGAGTTTGAGGACATAAAGTCTGGATATAAAATCAACTTT TTCTTTGATGGTAACCAGTACTTTGAGAATGACGTCATATCAAAAGAATTTCATCTAAATGACACAGGCGAGCCCTCATCGAAATCAACACCCATCAGATGGAAAGCAGGCAAA GATCTAACAAAGAAGTCCAGCACCCCCAGTAAGGGAGGGCGTAAGAGGAATATGGAGGAGCAGGAATCCTTCTTCTGCTGGTTCACAGATCATGGAGATGCAGGTGCTGACGAGCTTGGCGAGGTGTTGAAAGACGATATCTGGCCCAACCCCCTCCAGTACTACTTG GCATCAGAAATGGAGGAGGAGGGTGGAG aTGAATTGGATGATGAAGATCTTATGGAGGGTGAGGAAGATTTTGACGGCGAGGAAGAG GAGGGAGATGAGGATGATGTTGGTGAAGATGATGCAGAAGATGACGCAGAAGATGAGGGTTGA